In the Sulfitobacter pacificus genome, one interval contains:
- a CDS encoding tetratricopeptide repeat protein, whose amino-acid sequence MAACSPGGFSAAGEQVYAPGVNQRATAQDGVEVGHRLMAAGQYELAIKSFNRAALVHGLDVEILSGLGSANLGLGRLGQAESLLRSAVKKDATQPEVWNNLGVVLMERGKTREAEQILRRAYAMDNGESDAIRDNLRLALAKSENPDSLGIDDDNYKLVRRGSGDYLISSTL is encoded by the coding sequence TTGGCCGCCTGTTCTCCGGGCGGCTTTTCTGCTGCGGGTGAACAGGTCTATGCGCCCGGCGTCAATCAACGTGCCACTGCACAGGATGGCGTTGAAGTGGGGCACCGCCTGATGGCCGCTGGGCAGTATGAGCTGGCAATCAAATCCTTTAACCGTGCGGCACTTGTACATGGGCTGGACGTTGAGATCCTGTCGGGGCTGGGCAGTGCCAACCTTGGTCTTGGGCGTTTGGGACAGGCCGAAAGCCTGCTGCGCTCTGCCGTGAAAAAGGACGCAACCCAGCCTGAAGTCTGGAACAATCTGGGTGTTGTCCTAATGGAACGCGGCAAAACCCGCGAGGCCGAGCAGATCTTGCGGCGCGCCTATGCCATGGACAATGGCGAAAGTGACGCAATCCGTGACAATTTGCGCTTAGCACTCGCAAAATCTGAAAATCCTGATAGTTTGGGTATTGACGACGATAATTATAAATTGGTGCGAAGAGGCTCAGGCGACTACCTGATCAGTTCGACACTATAG
- a CDS encoding AAA family ATPase, producing MSSVMPQPQTAPIVACTVSRDVQNFDLLIEDMEDALGESWGDLGFAEALAFFGQPEAEQMEFIALAMDETDEDNLVLMSEIITQAKARDIKVILIAEDVTPAALHSLLRKGADEFVPYPLPEGELAQAIERVSKKEEEAPAAEPVNAPTLKAGARKDGAMIVVHGLAGGTGATTTAVNLAWELANVEKKNPPSVCLLDLDLQFGSVATFLDLPRREVVYEMLSETENMDEEIFGQSLLTYEDRLQVLTAPTDMLPLDLITAEDVTRVLEMARNQFDYVIVDMPSTLVQWSETVLSMSHIYFAMIELDMRCAQNTLRFKRALQSEELPVEKLRYVLNRAPKFTDLNAKGRVKRMAESLSISIDVQLPDGGKPITQANDHGMPLAASAPKSPLRKELMKLAASIHDLKNDQAEAA from the coding sequence ATGAGCAGTGTTATGCCCCAACCCCAGACAGCGCCCATTGTGGCCTGTACGGTCAGTCGCGATGTGCAAAACTTTGATCTGTTGATCGAAGATATGGAAGACGCGTTGGGTGAAAGCTGGGGTGATCTGGGCTTTGCCGAGGCGCTTGCATTTTTCGGACAGCCCGAAGCCGAGCAGATGGAATTCATCGCACTGGCGATGGATGAGACCGACGAAGATAATCTTGTGCTGATGAGTGAAATCATCACACAGGCCAAGGCCCGCGATATCAAGGTGATCCTGATTGCCGAAGACGTGACCCCTGCCGCCCTGCATTCCCTGCTGCGTAAAGGCGCGGATGAATTTGTGCCCTACCCTCTGCCCGAAGGCGAATTGGCGCAGGCCATCGAACGCGTCAGCAAGAAAGAGGAAGAAGCGCCCGCCGCAGAGCCGGTTAATGCGCCAACCCTCAAGGCTGGTGCACGCAAGGACGGCGCGATGATTGTGGTGCATGGTCTTGCAGGCGGCACCGGTGCCACCACCACGGCAGTGAACCTTGCTTGGGAACTGGCCAATGTCGAAAAGAAAAACCCGCCTTCGGTCTGCCTGTTGGATCTGGATCTGCAATTTGGCTCAGTGGCGACCTTCCTGGATCTGCCACGGCGCGAAGTTGTCTATGAGATGTTGTCGGAAACCGAGAACATGGATGAAGAGATTTTTGGCCAGTCGCTGCTGACCTATGAAGACCGTTTGCAGGTGCTGACCGCCCCTACCGACATGTTGCCGCTTGATCTGATCACCGCAGAAGATGTGACGCGCGTGCTTGAGATGGCGCGCAATCAGTTTGACTATGTCATTGTCGATATGCCCTCGACCCTTGTTCAGTGGTCAGAGACCGTTTTGAGCATGTCGCATATCTATTTTGCGATGATCGAACTCGACATGCGCTGCGCGCAAAACACGCTGCGCTTCAAACGTGCGTTGCAATCCGAAGAGCTGCCGGTTGAGAAACTGCGTTACGTGCTGAACCGCGCCCCCAAATTCACCGATCTGAATGCCAAGGGCCGCGTCAAGCGCATGGCGGAATCACTGTCGATCTCGATTGATGTGCAGCTGCCCGATGGTGGCAAGCCAATCACGCAGGCCAATGACCATGGCATGCCCTTGGCTGCGTCTGCCCCCAAAAGCCCGTTGCGCAAAGAGCTGATGAAGCTGGCCGCGTCGATCCATGACCTCAAAAACGATCAGGCCGAAGCCGCTTAA
- a CDS encoding Flp family type IVb pilin: MLNKFCTFIRSEDGAVTVDWVVLTAAVVGLAIIAILAISGPTGSVGTTVGSWLSDYLPGTSN; this comes from the coding sequence ATGCTAAATAAATTTTGTACCTTTATCAGGTCCGAAGATGGCGCGGTCACGGTAGACTGGGTTGTCTTGACAGCCGCAGTTGTCGGGCTGGCGATCATCGCGATCCTCGCGATTTCAGGACCAACCGGCAGTGTCGGCACGACCGTTGGCAGCTGGCTATCAGACTATCTTCCAGGCACCTCCAATTAA
- a CDS encoding lytic transglycosylase domain-containing protein has translation MLRILTSSLLAGFLSVAMAQADGPKPFADFSAKRVKPPKSGGGKRITIQIDPATQAPPSTAEVALDPSGTVNRDTPGQYGWFWDKISPEAASAGPGRLQTAISVLAGATSKVPAPRLQQMQDIARNNGIDILRSTVGTQVSPALVLAVITIESAGKPDAESKAGAQGLMQLMPATAERFGVEDSLKPTQNISGGVKYLNWLMEEFDHDPILVLAGYNAGEGSVRKHQGVPPFAETRDYVPKVLAAFQVAKGLCQTPPELITDGCVFAALN, from the coding sequence ATGCTTCGAATTCTCACTTCATCGCTTCTGGCGGGGTTTCTTTCTGTGGCGATGGCCCAGGCTGATGGCCCCAAACCCTTTGCGGACTTCAGTGCCAAACGGGTGAAGCCGCCCAAATCGGGCGGCGGCAAGCGGATTACAATCCAGATCGACCCCGCCACACAGGCACCGCCATCCACAGCAGAGGTTGCATTGGATCCCTCTGGCACGGTCAACCGCGACACGCCGGGGCAATATGGCTGGTTCTGGGACAAGATTTCACCCGAGGCCGCCAGCGCCGGACCGGGACGTCTACAAACCGCCATCAGTGTTCTGGCCGGTGCAACCAGCAAAGTACCCGCACCCCGCCTGCAACAGATGCAGGATATCGCGCGCAACAACGGCATTGATATCCTGCGCTCGACCGTTGGCACACAGGTGTCGCCCGCTTTGGTGCTGGCGGTGATAACGATTGAATCCGCAGGCAAACCGGATGCCGAGAGCAAAGCGGGGGCACAGGGGCTGATGCAGCTGATGCCAGCCACCGCCGAACGTTTCGGGGTAGAGGACAGTCTGAAACCAACGCAGAACATCAGCGGCGGGGTGAAATATCTGAACTGGCTGATGGAAGAATTTGACCACGACCCCATTCTGGTACTGGCGGGGTATAACGCGGGTGAGGGATCGGTGCGCAAACACCAGGGCGTGCCGCCTTTTGCCGAGACACGGGATTACGTGCCCAAGGTACTGGCGGCGTTTCAGGTGGCGAAGGGGTTGTGCCAGACGCCACCGGAGCTGATTACCGATGGCTGTGTCTTTGCGGCTTTGAACTGA
- the cpaB gene encoding Flp pilus assembly protein CpaB, whose amino-acid sequence MRMVFGLVLLVGIALAGGAVYLAKDRIAQYQHANAQAQAALAKIVPTQTVYVATGALKYGQRLTREDVRAVNWPENAIPEGTFVDMATLFPENTDELRVVLREMEKDEAIMALKVTEPGEDTGLTSRLSRGQRAFAIKVDVSSGVSGFLRPGDKVDVYWTGRTSGSSSGSREVTKLIEAAVKLIAIDQSAGGTRDEATIARTVTVSVSPQQVAALAQAQSTGSLSLSLVGAEDDTIASAIEVDQRALLGIEAETVKVEAEAEKVCTIRTRRGAEVVEIPIPCTN is encoded by the coding sequence ATGCGCATGGTATTTGGATTGGTTCTTTTGGTGGGCATCGCGCTTGCCGGTGGGGCCGTATACCTGGCCAAGGATCGGATCGCGCAATATCAACACGCGAACGCTCAGGCTCAGGCAGCATTGGCAAAGATTGTGCCGACACAGACCGTTTATGTGGCAACCGGCGCGCTTAAATATGGACAGCGACTGACCCGCGAGGATGTCCGGGCCGTCAACTGGCCCGAGAATGCGATCCCCGAAGGGACATTTGTCGACATGGCCACACTCTTTCCTGAGAATACCGATGAACTGCGCGTGGTTTTGCGGGAGATGGAAAAAGACGAGGCCATCATGGCCCTCAAGGTGACGGAACCCGGCGAAGATACCGGCCTGACCTCACGTCTTTCGCGTGGCCAGCGTGCCTTTGCCATCAAGGTTGATGTTTCAAGCGGCGTTTCCGGCTTCCTGCGTCCCGGTGACAAGGTTGATGTCTATTGGACTGGCCGCACAAGCGGCAGCAGCAGTGGCTCTCGTGAAGTCACCAAATTGATCGAGGCCGCGGTCAAGTTGATCGCCATTGACCAAAGTGCCGGTGGTACACGTGACGAGGCAACTATCGCCCGCACTGTGACCGTATCTGTCAGCCCGCAGCAAGTTGCGGCACTGGCGCAGGCCCAGTCGACCGGCTCCCTGTCCCTGTCTCTGGTCGGCGCCGAAGATGACACCATCGCTTCCGCTATTGAGGTGGACCAGCGCGCCTTGCTGGGTATCGAAGCGGAAACAGTGAAAGTAGAAGCTGAGGCGGAAAAGGTCTGTACCATCCGCACAAGGCGCGGTGCCGAGGTTGTCGAAATCCCGATCCCCTGCACCAACTAA
- a CDS encoding type II and III secretion system protein family protein, whose amino-acid sequence MKIDRFLKAALVGLSLSVIPMAITAPAPAFADTLRVVKKGTNATLDVPMNRAVVVESDIPFAELSIANPGIADISSLSDRTIYVLGKSPGLTTLTLLDASGQLITNVNVRVAADVSEFKERLRQILPGEKIEVRTANDGIVLSGVVSSTQRLQRALDLAERYAPERVSNLMSVGGVQQVMMKVRFAEMQRNVSKSLSSSLSLNGAIGGTGINGGSGTTNQSGGVATSLGGNIPASNQNAGAMLFGFNAGSTQVGILLEALEQKGVVRFLAEPNLTALSGQEAKFLAGGEYPVPVAQLNGRISVKFKPYGVELAFIPRVVDKDVINLEMRAAVSAIDPTNSIALGNGIEISAFTRRETSSTVELRDGESFAIAGLLTDDFVDNSSQLPWIGDVPILGALFRSADYQRSQTELVIIVTAHLVTPTRGEALALPTDRIKPPTEKDLFLHGRVSEDTRTPTKGAAGEVAKQDFGGSYGYVLD is encoded by the coding sequence ATGAAAATTGATAGATTTCTGAAAGCGGCCCTTGTCGGGCTGTCCCTTAGTGTCATTCCAATGGCAATTACCGCTCCGGCTCCGGCCTTTGCGGATACTTTGCGTGTTGTGAAGAAGGGCACAAACGCCACGCTTGACGTCCCGATGAACCGGGCGGTTGTGGTGGAAAGCGACATTCCATTTGCAGAGCTTAGCATCGCAAACCCCGGCATCGCGGACATCTCGTCCCTGTCGGATCGAACAATTTATGTTCTGGGGAAATCACCTGGCCTAACCACCCTGACCCTGCTGGACGCCAGCGGGCAGTTGATCACCAACGTCAATGTACGTGTCGCAGCGGATGTTTCCGAATTCAAGGAACGGCTGCGTCAGATTCTGCCGGGTGAAAAGATCGAAGTCCGCACCGCCAATGATGGTATCGTGTTGTCAGGTGTGGTGTCATCGACCCAACGGTTGCAGCGCGCACTTGATCTGGCCGAGCGTTATGCCCCCGAACGTGTATCCAACCTGATGAGCGTCGGTGGCGTTCAACAGGTGATGATGAAGGTTCGCTTTGCAGAAATGCAGCGCAACGTGTCCAAATCCCTCAGTTCCTCCCTATCCCTGAACGGGGCAATTGGTGGCACAGGTATCAACGGCGGGTCTGGAACAACGAACCAGTCCGGCGGCGTTGCGACCTCGCTTGGTGGTAATATCCCGGCTTCAAACCAGAACGCCGGCGCAATGCTGTTCGGGTTTAACGCGGGCTCGACCCAAGTGGGTATCCTGTTGGAGGCATTGGAACAAAAAGGCGTTGTACGCTTTCTGGCCGAGCCGAATCTGACAGCCCTGTCCGGTCAAGAAGCGAAGTTTCTGGCCGGTGGTGAATACCCTGTTCCTGTGGCGCAGCTGAACGGTCGGATCTCGGTGAAATTCAAACCCTACGGTGTTGAGCTGGCCTTTATCCCGCGTGTTGTGGACAAGGATGTGATCAACCTTGAAATGCGCGCTGCGGTATCGGCGATTGACCCGACCAACAGTATTGCATTGGGCAACGGCATTGAAATTTCCGCCTTTACCCGGCGCGAAACCTCTTCAACTGTTGAGCTGCGCGATGGCGAGAGCTTTGCCATTGCCGGGCTGCTGACCGATGATTTCGTTGATAACTCAAGCCAGCTGCCGTGGATTGGCGATGTTCCCATTCTGGGCGCGCTGTTCCGTTCCGCGGATTATCAGCGCAGCCAAACAGAACTGGTGATCATCGTGACCGCACATCTGGTGACGCCGACCCGTGGCGAGGCGCTGGCGCTTCCCACCGACCGGATCAAACCGCCCACTGAAAAAGACCTGTTCCTTCACGGTCGCGTTTCCGAAGATACGCGGACACCAACGAAAGGCGCCGCCGGAGAGGTTGCCAAACAGGACTTTGGCGGGTCATATGGCTATGTACTGGATTAA
- a CDS encoding type II secretion system F family protein, producing MLTAFNDQITALLGPMGLIIIVGALGLILVALTVVMMVKQPEDPLDKLKRASNRGMQAGNGKAQLRQADGNQQLQKFAKFLEPEDVAELSARQLQLRQAGYQGRDAVRMFYFAQMAIALAGLVAGIVYINFMGGGDGMSTQKTIIYTLVPGAVGYYLPKYWVTRRVEARKEEITRGFPDSLDMMLVCVEAGQSLDQCIVRVAKELKASYPALSEEFEVVAYEMKAGKDKVTVLNDMGERCGVQDVSSFVTVLVQSAAFGTSISDALRVYAAEMRDKRVMRAEEAANKLPTKMTLATMMLTVPPLLIILVGPSVHGITQMGNMAGPGQ from the coding sequence ATGCTTACAGCCTTTAACGACCAAATCACCGCCCTGTTGGGACCTATGGGTCTGATCATCATTGTTGGCGCATTGGGGTTGATCCTTGTTGCCCTGACCGTTGTGATGATGGTGAAACAGCCCGAAGACCCATTGGACAAACTGAAACGCGCCTCCAATCGCGGGATGCAGGCCGGCAATGGCAAAGCCCAGTTGCGTCAGGCCGACGGCAACCAGCAACTGCAAAAATTTGCGAAGTTTCTGGAACCCGAAGACGTCGCTGAACTTTCTGCCCGGCAGCTTCAGCTGCGTCAGGCCGGATATCAGGGCCGTGACGCGGTGCGCATGTTCTATTTTGCTCAGATGGCCATCGCTCTGGCCGGACTGGTCGCCGGGATCGTCTACATCAACTTCATGGGTGGCGGTGATGGCATGAGTACCCAGAAAACCATCATCTATACCCTTGTTCCAGGTGCCGTTGGGTATTACCTGCCGAAATACTGGGTGACCCGCCGCGTCGAGGCCCGCAAGGAAGAAATCACCCGTGGTTTCCCTGACTCCCTTGATATGATGCTGGTCTGCGTCGAGGCCGGTCAGTCGCTCGACCAATGTATCGTGCGTGTGGCGAAAGAGCTGAAAGCTTCTTACCCCGCCCTTTCGGAAGAGTTCGAAGTGGTCGCCTATGAGATGAAGGCCGGTAAGGACAAGGTCACCGTGCTGAACGATATGGGCGAGCGTTGCGGTGTGCAGGACGTGTCATCCTTTGTTACCGTGCTGGTGCAATCCGCGGCCTTTGGTACATCCATTTCGGATGCCTTGCGGGTCTACGCCGCAGAAATGCGCGACAAACGTGTGATGCGCGCCGAAGAGGCCGCAAACAAGTTGCCAACCAAGATGACACTTGCCACTATGATGCTAACCGTTCCACCGTTGCTGATCATTCTGGTTGGCCCTTCGGTGCATGGCATCACGCAAATGGGCAACATGGCAGGACCAGGACAATAA
- a CDS encoding tetratricopeptide repeat protein — translation MRHPILLALCVAGVTAVAGCGQKDANATVERAFQDVDALDGNDISDVMLTVADPNEAITYFQRATATDPDRIDHQRGLAASLIRAKRNTEGAAAWQKVTKMPEANADDSVELADALIRSGDWANAERVLDGVPPTHETFKRYRLEAIVADSNKEWKKADSFYQTAVGLTTTPGSVMNNWGYSKLTRGDYPAAERLFSDAIRQDGDLFTAKNNLVLARAAQRDYTLPVIPMDQSERAQLLHTMALSAVKQGDVETGKGLLREAIDTHPQHFEAAVRSLRALENG, via the coding sequence ATGCGCCACCCTATTCTATTGGCCCTCTGCGTCGCAGGGGTTACCGCAGTTGCAGGCTGTGGTCAAAAAGACGCAAATGCCACCGTAGAACGTGCGTTTCAGGACGTTGACGCGCTTGATGGCAATGACATCTCTGATGTGATGCTGACTGTGGCGGACCCCAACGAGGCGATCACCTATTTCCAGCGCGCCACCGCAACCGACCCGGATCGTATTGACCACCAACGTGGTCTGGCCGCATCCCTGATACGTGCCAAGCGCAACACCGAAGGTGCCGCTGCCTGGCAGAAAGTCACCAAGATGCCAGAGGCCAATGCAGATGACAGCGTAGAGCTGGCAGATGCCCTGATCCGTTCCGGCGACTGGGCCAATGCAGAACGTGTGCTGGACGGCGTGCCCCCGACCCATGAGACTTTCAAGCGCTATCGCCTAGAAGCAATTGTAGCGGACAGCAACAAGGAATGGAAAAAGGCGGACAGCTTCTATCAGACTGCAGTGGGGCTGACGACAACCCCCGGTTCGGTGATGAACAACTGGGGCTATTCCAAACTGACACGCGGCGACTACCCTGCAGCGGAACGCCTGTTCTCCGATGCAATCCGACAGGATGGCGATTTGTTTACCGCCAAGAACAACCTCGTTTTGGCACGCGCGGCACAGCGTGACTATACGCTGCCAGTCATCCCGATGGACCAATCAGAACGGGCGCAATTGTTGCACACAATGGCACTGTCTGCCGTGAAACAGGGGGATGTCGAAACCGGCAAAGGCCTGCTGCGCGAGGCCATCGATACCCATCCGCAACATTTCGAAGCGGCTGTGCGCTCTCTGCGCGCGCTTGAGAACGGTTAA
- a CDS encoding CpaF family protein, which produces MFSKYKKPSAKPAAKQPVEVIDNVTSIEAPKATPSMRKALAPAAAAPIDKEVKRKQRMSEIKLELHRALLDNLNLSALEHASEADLRQEINEIAVEILAEKSIVLNREDRMTLNSELYDEVTGLGPLETLLKDETVNDILVNGPQQIFVERDGKLELTEITFKDERHLLRIIDKIVSAVGRRVDESNPYVDARLQDGSRFNAMVPPVAVDGSLVSIRKFKKDKLGIDDLVNFGAFTEEMAAYLQAAVATRLNVIVSGGTGSGKTTTLNALSSFIDNAERILTIEDTAELQLQQTHVGRMESRPPNVEGKGEVSPRDCLKNALRMRPDRIIVGETRGEEVIDMLQAMNTGHDGSMTTIHANSARDGVSRLENMIAMAGIEMPLKAVRSQISSAVNLIVQASRLQDGSRRMTSITEITGMEGDVISMQEIFRYQRVGLTPDNKIIGHFTATGVRSHYAERFRMWGYDLPSSIYEPVAAQ; this is translated from the coding sequence ATGTTTTCCAAATACAAAAAGCCGAGTGCAAAACCAGCCGCAAAGCAGCCGGTAGAGGTTATTGACAACGTCACATCTATCGAAGCCCCCAAGGCGACACCATCAATGCGCAAGGCGCTGGCCCCTGCTGCGGCTGCACCTATTGATAAAGAGGTCAAACGCAAGCAGCGGATGTCCGAGATCAAGCTGGAACTGCACCGTGCGCTTCTGGACAACCTGAACCTGTCGGCCCTTGAACATGCAAGCGAGGCGGATCTGCGTCAGGAGATCAACGAAATCGCGGTCGAAATTCTGGCCGAGAAAAGCATCGTATTGAACCGCGAAGACCGCATGACGCTCAATTCAGAGCTTTATGACGAGGTCACCGGCCTTGGTCCGCTTGAAACATTGCTGAAAGACGAAACCGTCAACGATATTCTGGTCAACGGTCCGCAACAGATTTTTGTGGAACGTGACGGTAAGCTGGAGCTGACAGAGATCACGTTCAAAGACGAACGCCACCTGCTGCGCATCATCGACAAAATCGTATCGGCCGTGGGTCGGCGTGTGGACGAAAGCAACCCCTATGTGGATGCCCGTTTGCAGGATGGTTCGCGCTTCAACGCAATGGTGCCCCCAGTGGCCGTGGACGGCTCACTGGTTTCCATTCGTAAGTTCAAAAAGGACAAGCTGGGGATCGACGATCTGGTGAACTTTGGTGCTTTCACCGAAGAAATGGCCGCCTATTTGCAGGCCGCGGTTGCCACACGTCTGAATGTCATCGTGTCCGGTGGTACGGGTTCTGGTAAAACGACTACGCTCAACGCGCTGTCCTCTTTCATCGACAACGCCGAACGCATCCTGACAATTGAGGATACGGCGGAACTACAACTGCAACAGACCCATGTGGGCCGGATGGAAAGCCGCCCACCCAACGTGGAGGGCAAAGGCGAGGTGTCGCCGCGCGATTGTTTGAAAAACGCCCTGCGTATGCGTCCCGACCGGATCATCGTGGGTGAAACACGTGGCGAGGAAGTTATCGATATGTTGCAGGCCATGAACACTGGCCACGATGGGTCGATGACCACGATCCACGCCAACTCTGCCCGGGATGGTGTGTCACGTCTGGAAAACATGATTGCGATGGCGGGGATCGAAATGCCGCTGAAGGCGGTACGCTCGCAGATTTCATCTGCTGTGAATCTGATTGTTCAGGCCTCGCGCCTTCAGGACGGCTCCCGCCGCATGACCTCGATCACCGAAATCACCGGCATGGAAGGTGACGTGATCTCGATGCAGGAAATCTTTCGCTACCAGCGCGTTGGCCTGACACCGGATAACAAGATCATCGGCCATTTCACTGCCACCGGCGTGCGCAGCCACTATGCGGAACGGTTCCGCATGTGGGGCTATGACCTGCCGTCCTCGATCTACGAACCCGTCGCAGCACAGTGA
- a CDS encoding type II secretion system F family protein produces the protein MSAEPIIYVLIFVGVLVLVEGLYLVAFGKSISLNSRVNRRLEMLEKGTRREEVLEKLRKEMEQHMNSKSIPLYSLLSEKAQRAAIAFSPQQLVMLMGALAVIAFLGLTIGTETEAPVRALLAVGIGVGAVYFWVSSKANKRMGMIEEQLPDAVELMVRSLRVGHPFTSAISIVAKEVQDPLASEFGVIADEAAYGRDVGEALKDMAERLDMQDLRFLAVAVTIQQQSGGNLAEILAGLAKVIRARFRLFRRVKAITAEAKWSGKFLSAFPIVALIVINVSDPHYYDEVKDHAMFIPACFLVGIFLSLNLFVMRILTDIKV, from the coding sequence ATGAGTGCAGAACCTATCATTTACGTCCTGATCTTTGTCGGCGTTCTGGTGCTGGTCGAAGGCCTGTATCTTGTGGCCTTCGGCAAATCCATCAGCCTGAACAGCCGGGTCAACCGCCGGTTGGAGATGCTGGAAAAAGGCACGCGCCGCGAAGAAGTGTTGGAAAAACTCCGCAAGGAGATGGAACAGCACATGAATTCAAAGTCGATCCCGCTGTATTCCTTGCTGTCGGAAAAGGCACAGCGGGCGGCAATCGCCTTTAGCCCGCAACAGCTGGTGATGTTGATGGGGGCGCTGGCTGTGATCGCCTTTCTGGGATTGACCATCGGCACGGAAACCGAAGCGCCTGTGCGCGCCCTGCTGGCAGTCGGGATCGGGGTTGGTGCGGTATATTTCTGGGTTTCGTCCAAGGCGAACAAACGCATGGGCATGATCGAAGAGCAGCTGCCCGATGCAGTTGAACTGATGGTGCGCTCGCTGCGTGTGGGCCACCCGTTTACCAGTGCGATTTCCATTGTGGCCAAAGAAGTGCAAGACCCGCTTGCCTCTGAGTTTGGCGTCATCGCGGATGAAGCGGCTTATGGCCGTGACGTAGGCGAGGCGCTTAAGGATATGGCAGAACGGCTCGACATGCAGGATCTGCGCTTTCTGGCGGTCGCCGTGACCATTCAGCAGCAATCCGGTGGTAACCTGGCCGAGATCCTTGCGGGTCTGGCCAAGGTGATCCGCGCCCGCTTCCGTCTGTTCCGCCGGGTCAAGGCGATCACCGCAGAGGCGAAATGGTCCGGCAAGTTTCTGTCTGCCTTTCCCATCGTGGCCCTGATCGTGATCAATGTTTCAGACCCACATTATTACGACGAAGTTAAGGATCACGCGATGTTCATTCCCGCCTGTTTCCTCGTGGGTATCTTCCTGAGCCTCAACCTGTTCGTGATGCGCATCTTGACCGACATCAAAGTTTAA
- a CDS encoding OmpA family protein, whose protein sequence is MYWIKPMKTLMRKNIKIAGITALLATVLGCTTSSDPVYTQFYREAGALTDTGNFGNATLNNRLVMTGERQYTFDLANRFASEVNSTVTFEFNSARLDGTAQAILRQQAHWIRQFPEIRFRVYGHTDAVGSNQFNKALGKRRADAVVHYLSTLGVSRSRLEAVVSFGETQPLIVSQGRERRNRRTVTEVSGFVGRHPTVLDGKYAQIIYRDYIASAVPPTLLTEGALGEE, encoded by the coding sequence ATGTACTGGATTAAGCCAATGAAAACCCTCATGCGCAAAAATATCAAAATTGCAGGGATCACAGCCCTCCTCGCGACAGTCCTAGGCTGCACGACAAGCTCTGATCCGGTTTACACGCAGTTTTACCGCGAAGCAGGCGCGTTGACGGATACCGGTAACTTCGGCAATGCGACGCTGAACAACCGTTTGGTTATGACCGGCGAACGCCAGTATACCTTTGATCTGGCAAATAGATTTGCCTCTGAAGTGAACTCGACGGTGACTTTTGAGTTCAATTCTGCCCGTCTGGACGGCACCGCGCAGGCGATTTTGCGTCAGCAGGCCCATTGGATCAGACAATTCCCGGAAATCCGTTTCCGCGTTTACGGCCATACTGATGCTGTTGGATCGAACCAGTTTAACAAGGCTTTGGGCAAACGTCGTGCGGATGCGGTTGTGCATTATCTCAGCACCCTGGGCGTCAGCCGCAGCCGTCTGGAGGCGGTGGTTTCCTTTGGTGAAACCCAGCCGCTGATCGTCAGCCAGGGCCGCGAGCGCCGCAACCGGCGTACCGTGACCGAAGTGAGCGGTTTTGTCGGGCGTCACCCCACTGTGCTGGACGGTAAATATGCGCAGATTATCTATCGGGACTATATTGCAAGTGCGGTACCACCTACCTTGCTGACCGAAGGTGCTTTGGGCGAAGAGTAA